In a single window of the Cydia amplana chromosome 4, ilCydAmpl1.1, whole genome shotgun sequence genome:
- the LOC134647439 gene encoding transient receptor potential channel pyrexia-like, translating to MDNFGYREMAWSTPSTVSSSRMSTRSRLTSSIRVRDEEFPLNTSYRYLRNPDLVEASREKSKDYLFVGPSPPAEDAVHMFHNFVVLPTDPEAKLTAETIRRALCGRAFTLGAGRFFDDVECGLVTVDNIEEHITSAPEGVLNLTLLWAAFLSRDELLPLILSAGADIHSAEPLGLSALHLAAFSGAARSAVFLISQGADPDFTPKYFAPLHCAAFGNSVEVAEVLIASGASLHAVVQRAGCEDNLVHCAVRCDAIECMELFIDKGVDPGYVTSGGFNALHLAADLGAQRCLTYLLKATKIPVNGLTKLRDKECTALHLAAARGYHECVEILLAEGAKAYTKNFKGFTALHLAAMCGSLECVELLLRDGNADANAEDYEKRTALHAALSNSERACDIIEVLAGWGAQVNKKDEYGISPLHKAANDGLTQCVETLIYLGADVTSKSKKGQTALSVIARKTPKSLAILRHNLDSGISLSIPKAANEEVEVEFDFGRLLKFSYPREITYLNSLIDEGQKDILLHPLCSAFLFMKWGKIRKFYLARLIFCFLFVTFLSSYALTAVVITCRGNFTTKYGVKNELCQKQSLLGDILEENPIEFERWVLMGITVFEIFRKLTGITGYCSIYQYFTTFENMMEWFVLLSVFSLYNPPTNYSWQNHVGGYAVLGAWTNLMLMMGQLPMFGDYVAMYQKVLKEFLKLLLAYICLLMGFAICFCVVFPNEEMFANPLMGFISTLTMMVGELNLNILINEPDKDDPPLVFELSSQIIFILFLMFVTIILMNLLVGIAVHDIQGLRKTAGLSKLVRQTKLILFVEMGMFSRWLPKWLHKYVYRTALVSPEAGKVIMSVKALNPREKRLPTDIMMAAYELAQLNKMKCGKSVQEVLHKNKYSSKLKKGDTSDQNVSIEIKGMHEKLDQTTFNLKKIDQEMRHLNTLLMEQHSLLQTLMKSQVDSRVVSCYTASTAYPESPVFFSYDAQKLQQNTQDYE from the coding sequence ATGGACAATTTCGGTTACCGCGAGATGGCTTGGTCTACCCCCTCTACCGTTTCCTCGAGCCGCATGTCCACGCGATCTCGTCTCACCAGCAGTATCAGGGTTCGAGATGAAGAATTTCCCCTCAACACATCCTACAGATACCTACGAAACCCCGACCTAGTTGAAGCTTCCCGAGAGAAATCTAAAGATTACTTGTTCGTTGGACCATCTCCGCCAGCCGAAGATGCGGTGCATATGTTCCATAATTTTGTTGTATTGCCCACGGACCCTGAAGCCAAGCTCACTGCGGAAACAATTAGGCGGGCCTTGTGTGGACGCGCCTTTACCTTGGGCGCTGGAAGATTCTTCGACGATGTGGAATGTGGTCTGGTCACCGTAGATAACATAGAGGAACATATTACATCTGCCCCGGAAGGCGTATTGAATTTAACATTGTTATGGGCGGCATTTCTGTCGCGTGACGAATTGCTGCCACTCATTTTAAGTGCTGGAGCAGATATACACTCGGCAGAACCACTGGGGCTCTCAGCTCTACACTTGGCTGCCTTTAGCGGCGCAGCGAGGTCAGCAGTGTTCTTAATTTCTCAAGGTGCCGATCCAGACTTTACCCCTAAATATTTCGCTCCCTTACACTGCGCTGCGTTTGGAAATTCCGTGGAAGTAGCTGAAGTTTTAATAGCAAGCGGCGCTTCCTTACATGCAGTCGTACAGAGAGCCGGCTGCGAAGATAACCTCGTCCATTGTGCAGTTAGGTGCGATGCAATAGAGTGCATGGAACTGTTTATAGATAAGGGTGTTGATCCAGGCTACGTGACTTCAGGTGGATTTAATGCATTACATTTGGCGGCAGACCTCGGCGCGCAACGATGTCTCACATACTTGTTAAAAGCAACCAAGATTCCCGTAAATGGGTTGACAAAGCTGCGAGACAAAGAATGCACCGCACTACATCTGGCCGCCGCTAGAGGCTACCACGAATGCGTAGAAATACTGTTAGCAGAAGGTGCCAAGGCTTATACAAAGAATTTCAAAGGTTTTACTGCGTTACATCTTGCTGCCATGTGCGGAAGTTTGGAGTGTGTCGAATTGTTACTTAGAGATGGTAACGCTGATGCAAACGCAGAGGATTACGAAAAACGGACAGCTCTTCACGCTGCACTCAGCAACTCGGAACGCGCGTGCGATATTATAGAAGTGCTCGCAGGTTGGGGGGCACAAGTCAATAAAAAAGATGAGTACGGCATATCTCCGCTACACAAGGCGGCAAATGATGGTTTAACACAATGCGTGGAGACTTTGATCTATCTTGGCGCAGATGTTACTTCTAAATCGAAAAAAGGACAAACAGCATTAAGTGTAATCGCAAGAAAAACTCCAAAGTCTTTAGCTATTTTAAGACATAATTTGGATAGCGGAATATCACTCAGTATTCCAAAAGCGGCTAACGAAGAAGTTGAAGTAGAATTTGACTTCGGACGTTTGTTGAAGTTCTCATACCCTCGAGAGATTACATACTTGAACAGTTTGATCGACGAAGGGCAGAAAGACATTTTATTGCACCCACTCTGCTCTGCGTTTTTGTTTATGAAGTGGGGAAAGATAAGAAAATTTTATTTGGCAAGACTTATCTTTTGCTTCCTATTTGTAACATTTTTATCAAGTTACGCTCTAACTGCCGTAGTCATTACCTGTAGAGGTAATTTTACAACGAAATATGGTGTAAAGAATGAACTTTGTCAAAAACAGTCATTGTTGGGTGACATTTTGGAGGAAAATCCGATAGAGTTCGAAAGATGGGTGTTAATGGGGATAACAGTTTTCGAAATTTTTCGAAAGCTTACAGGAATAACTGGTTACTGCAGCATTTATCAGTACTTTACCACTTTTGAGAACATGATGGAATGGTTCGTCTTATTGTCAGTATTTTCACTGTATAATCCCCCTACAAACTACAGTTGGCAGAATCATGTTGGCGGTTATGCTGTTTTGGGAGCGTGGACGAACTTGATGCTGATGATGGGTCAGCTCCCGATGTTCGGCGATTACGTGGCCATGTATCAAAAGGTACTAAAGGAATTCCTGAAGCTGCTATTAGCGTATATTTGTTTACTCATGGGGTTCGCTATTTGCTTCTGTGTCGTGTTCCCTAATGAGGAGATGTTCGCTAATCCATTAATGGGTTTCATCAGTACATTGACTATGATGGTGGGAGAGTTAAATTTGAATATTCTTATCAACGAGCCCGACAAAGATGATCCTCCGTTAGTATTCGAGCTATCGTCACAGATTATTTTCATTCTGTTTCTCATGTTTGTGACTATAATTCTAATGAACTTGCTCGTCGGTATCGCAGTCCACGACATCCAGGGATTAAGGAAGACGGCTGGTTTGTCCAAGCTTGTCCGACAGACGAAACTGATTCTCTTCGTCGAGATGGGTATGTTTAGTCGTTGGTTGCCAAAATGGCTCCACAAGTATGTGTACAGAACAGCTCTGGTGTCTCCGGAGGCTGGCAAGGTCATAATGAGCGTCAAAGCGTTGAACCCTCGCGAGAAACGTCTGCCGACCGACATAATGATGGCCGCTTATGAACTGGCccaattaaataaaatgaaatgcgGAAAATCCGTCCAAGAGGTGTTACACAAAAACAAATATTCTTCAAAGCTCAAGAAAGGTGATACATCAGATCAAAACGTCAGTATAGAAATTAAAGGCATGCATGAGAAGCTAGATCAGACTACGTTTAATCTGAAGAAGATAGACCAAGAGATGAGGCATCTGAATACTTTGCTGATGGAGCAACATTCGCTTTTGCAGACCTTGATGAAGAGTCAGGTCGACTCTCGGGTCGTGTCGTGCTACACTGCTTCTACGGCGTACCCTGAATCCCCGGTGTTCTTTTCTTATGATGCTCAGAAACTACAACAAAATACACAAGATTACGAATAG